A segment of the Fibrobacter succinogenes subsp. succinogenes S85 genome:
GGCCATGACAAGGCCTATCTCGGAATACAGCGCATACCACAAGAAACGATTGAAATTCGAAACTAAAGGCCCTCCCAAAGGTGTATCCATCATGTAAAGAGCACATAACTGAGCAAAACGCCCTAACGCCAAAATGAGCGCAAAGAAGAACCAATAGTAACGAAGCATAATTATCAATTACTTTTTCTTGAGCCAGCTACCGCAGAGGTACATGCTGAAGATGACACTTGTGATAAGGAACATGGCAATGCTGATGCAAGCAAGGTCTCCAATGCCCTTCAATCCGCGATGTGTCGTGAAGAGGAATCCGACAAAACCTGCAATAGTCGTTGTGGAGCTAGCCATCACATTGCGGCCCGTCGTATCGAACAACTGACGAAGCGTCATGTCCTTGTTGGACTTGGAAGTCCAAGAGGTGACAAAATGAATCGTCGAATCGATGCCAATACCAAGCGCCATCGGAATCACAATCACATTATAAATACTGATTTTTCCAAACTCAAAGAAATGCGTCAGACAGCCAAGAAGTCCAAGCGTAAGGAGCGTACCCATGCCAAACGAAATGCAACCCGCCAAGAAATATTTCGGCTTGCGGAACGAAATGACAAGCGTACCAAAAATGACGAGAATAATAACAAGAGCAAGTCTAAAGCTATCCTGCTTCACAGATTCTATCACATCGGACAAAATAAACTGCGAAGAGAACGTCCGCAATTCCTCGCCATCGAAATTCCAATGAGCATAACGTTCCTGGAAGCGGTGCAAAGCCTTGGCATCCCAGCTCGGGAAGTCGCCATAAATAAAGCCAATTTTTCCGTAGCTTCCGTCTTTTTCACGGAGCAGGTCGATTGTCCAGGCTGGAACATCTTCTGCGGTAAACGTTTTTTCAACTTGAGCCAACTTGCGGAGCGTCGCCACGTTCACAGAGTCTTCACCTTCAGAGCGGTCAAACACGCGGGCTTCCACCAAATCGCGGATTTCCTCAATCACTTCAAGGCGTTTTTCCTGCGAATCCGCCGGCGGAACAAAACTCTTCAGCGTAAGGAAACTCCCTAGCGTAGAATCGTGTTCGACATGCAAGCGCACCATCAGTGTATCGTACAACTTGTCAAGCTGTTCGGGCGTGCTACCCATAACGGCAGCAGGTGTCGACGTCACGGCCTTATTGGTTGCACGAGTTACCTTAGTCGAAATGCCTCGCGGTTTCACCACCTTAGCCGATTGGACTCTGCGCAAGTTCTTCAAATTATGTTCAAAATCTACGTCTTGAGCATAATAGAGCGACACCGCCCCCAGAACAAACCCGATACAAGCCAGCACCTTGAAAAATTTCGTGATTTTCGCATCATCCCAAGAATTCGGTAGCAAGCTATTCTGCGGAGCAGCCGGGATGCCGCCCATGCACTTGATAAACACCGGAAGCACGAGCACCGACGTAAGCATACTGAAAATCACGCCCATCGAAGCGACAACACCGAATTCATAAAAGCCTCTGAAATGTGCTGCAAGCAACGTGAGGAACGCAGCGACCGTCGTAAAGCTCGCCAAAATAAACGGTTTGAGCATTCTGCGTTGAGCCGCTTCAAGTACTTCTTCCAACGAAGCAAATTGATGCATCAGTTTCTGCGACGTTCCCAAAATATGGATGGAATAGTCAATACCGATACCAAGAATAATGGACGCTACAAAAACCGTGAACGGATTCAGCTTGCCATAGAAAAGCGCCGTAAACGCAAGCGTCGGAATACAAGCGTAAAGCACGGAAAGAGTCACGAGAATCGGACCTTTCACGCTTCTAAAGAAGAACATCGTAAGGAAAATAATTAGGACAAGGCTTATGCCGAAGGAGAATACGGAATCGTTCGCCACTTCGTCCACTTCCTTGAGGCCTTCGTAAGTTCCATCCACAGCAAAGCGCATCGGCGAAGAATAAGTCTTGCTTCTGAAATGCTGCAACAACGTATCAGTACGGGCTAGAATATGCGTTACAAATTCATAGTCCGTCGAAGGCTTGATGAGTTTCGCATTGACAATTCCGTTGAACAGAATCTTTCCGGTACTGTCAGGTTGCGGGCTACCAATCAAACGGGACTTCAGGCTATCAGGTATTGTTGATTTCGGATTCCATTCCGTAGCATTGCCTGCAACTTTAACGGAATCCTTCTTATCTTTTTTGAAGAATGCGTCAAATGCACCGACAGCTTCTTCAGGAAGTCCAAGTTCCTGCGGCAAGTTCGCATCAAACCAGACACGTTCCTTTTTCGGAGCATTTTCTTGCAAACTATCGCCACTGGGGTCACTCAAAAGATCAACAACTAACGGACCATTTTTACGCCCCAGTTCCAATTGCAAGTCATCAAGATTATCGCGAATATTCTCCAAATGCTTTACAGGCAAATACAACAGCGCATTATCCTTAAAGAACTGGTTGTTGTTATCTACCTGGGTCGAGACAAAATCACCCTGCCAATTATTGTGAATATAGGCTGCAATGGAATCTTGCAAAGCCAGAACAAGATTCATGTCCTCGCTCTGTATAGCAATCGTAAAACGGTCAGTACTGCCGAATCTCGTAAACGATTCCTGCAAAGCCTTGACGCTAGGCGTATCCTCCGGCAAAAGATGCGAAAGATCCGCATCAAGCTTAAGCCCAGGCTTGTAAAGAATCAAGACAGACAGAAGAACCGCCAGCAGCAAATAAAAGGTAAGCGCCTTATATTGATGCCTACAGATTAAGGGGATATACCAGTTGGAAAAGCGTTCTACAAAAGTCTTTTTAGTAGTCATAATTCTCAATATAAAAAAATATTTTATCTAGGTTCCATGTTATCATTCCGGAGAAGCGAGCGCAACACCTTTGACGTAGAAACAGCACGCTTTTTCCAAGTCAACGAAACAGCATCCTTCACCTCTTTAAAAGATCCGTCTATATCGCTATAGACTTCTTCGTTATCGAGTCCCCCAGTGAGCACATGATCACGAAATCCCAAGAAATAAGCATTCTGCGAGAAGAAAAGCGATGGCTGTTCAGCCGGACGTTCTTCTGTTAACAAATCATACCCCCAAAAATGGTTTGGTTCGCGAACCTGAGCAAGATCCATCACCGTAGGCCCCATATCGAGCTGCGACGCAACATCTTCACGGACTGTAAGCCCATTGAACAAATTGCTATCCGGCGAGAAAATTCCCATGAAAATTCTCGAAACAGAAACACCCAGCGGCTGCGGCACCGCATAATCGACGGAATCCACAGGCGTGTCATGATCGCCAAGAACGACGATAACTGTACGCTCGAAATCTGGACGAGACGAAAGTTTTTCAAAAAAACGGCCCAGTTGCTTATCCGTATAACGAATCGCATTGTAATAGCGGGCCATGGCATCGTCCGGCTTCGGCGCGAAATCATCGGGATACTCAAAGAACGGGATATGCGACGTAATTGTATTGAACGCAATAAACCAGGAACTATCCGTAGGCAGTTTCGGCAAATGAGAAATAACCATATCAACACCAACGCTATCAATGATGGTGCCGTCAGTCACGTTCTGAGGAAAGCTCCAGTTGTTCTTATAAAACCTTTCTACAAAAGGTAAAGTATGGTCAAATATCGGATTAGAAACAGTAATGTAGAACTTGTGGTAATTCTTTAAATACTCGGGAATTCCCGTAAAATGGTTCGAAGAATAAAAACTCGGCAAGTCGCGATTCGGATGCGAAGGGAAACCTAAATAAGTAGCCATCGTCCCGCGAACCGTGGGATATCCCCCGCTGTAGCCATTCTTGAACCAGAGACCGCCACCACCATTCGTAAACATTTTTCCTGTCGCAAGATTCCACAAGTTCGGAGCAAGAGTCGTATCGCCCTCCAACATGCGGTTAAAAATGCGCCCCTTGAAAGACTCGCCCATGATAAACACGATATTGTAGGGCTGTTTAGCGCGATATTCATGTTTCGCGGCCGAGCGGTACACCGGGAAATCCTCAACATTCGATCGATTCGCCACCATGTTTTCGGGGAGGAATGATTCCATGTCCTTGCGGATTTCGTCCGTAATCTTTTCGTTGTCGTAAAAGAACTCAAACGTTTCTTGCACAGCGATATGCAATACCGGAGCCGTCAACGTATATTTACCCAGAGTCATGCGCAAGTTTATATGCGTATGCGTAATCGGGAGATAGAGATCCCCGCGAACGCCACAGGCAAAGAAAATCAAAGGCAAAAGCAAGAAAGCGGCGCCCACAGAAATAAACACGACAGGGACTTTCCGGGCATGCTTTTCAGGCGAAAGGAAGAGCCCCGTGAGAACGCCCCTGGCAGCCCTCTTTCGCATTGTATAAACGACACAGAATACGATACTCGCAACAACACCCGCCAGAGCAAGTGAAATATACAGAATCGTTCCCTTGAGGTCCCCGCCAAGCGTTCCAATAGTCGTCGCATCCGTAATATTCGAAAAATGGAAATACGTCCTCAAAAAAGAAAAAGACAAACGCTGATGCGAAAAGCGGAAAACTTCATAATCGGCGGTCGCCAGAACAAAATAGAATCCAAAAAAGATGGCCAATGCACGAGGCGCTTTCAGGAACGCAAAGATGGCGGACACGAACAAAATTGTGCCAAACGCCATAAGGACCTGCCAAAATATTTTACCTTCGAACAGTTCCGTAAGGGATAGCCCAAGCGGATCCGGCAAAGTATAGAACAGGACGAGCATAATCGTTTGCAGCAAAAACGCCACAGACGTAATTAAGATAAACGGATTTTTAAAAAACTGTTTGATAATAGTACCCTACGTTTCAAGCCATGTAAAAATAAAAAATTGTAAAAACAGGGCATTTGTCAGCTGTTCATTTTGCGACCAATCGTAAATTTTCACGACGAAGCGCAAAAGCAGTCGCTCATTTTGCCCTAATGAGCACTACAAAATTTTCTGACAGGAAATTTTTACTACATTTCGAGCCATGAATCAAGAAACACCCGATACTACTCTAGGTTTATCTAACGTCAATCACCTAGAACGACTTTACGATGGTTGGTTCCTCGATTACGCCAGCTATGTGATTTTGGACCGTGCGGTCCCGTATTTTGAAGATGGCCTGAAGCCTGTTCAGCGCCGTATTTTGCATTCCATGTTCGAAAACCACGACGGACGCTACCAGAAGGTGGCTACGATCGTCGGTCGAACGATGGCTTACCACCCGCATGGCGACGCCTCCATCGGCGATGCTCTTGTGGGCCTCGGTCAGAAGAATTTGCTCATCGACACCCAGGGTAACTGGGGCAACCCCTACACGGGCGACCGCGCTGCAGCTCCCCGTTATATCGAAGGCCGCCTCACGCCGTTCGCTGTCGATGTCGTGTTCAACCCCGAAACGACGGAATGGATCCCGAGTTACGATGGCCGTAGCGAAGAACCGGTCACGCTCCCGGTCAAGTTCCCGTTGCTTTTGGCTCAGGGCGTCGATGGTATCGCAGTCGGTCTCTCGACTTCCATCCTCCCCCACAACTTCCGCGAACTCTGCGAGGCTAGCATCGCCTGTTTGCGCGGCAAGAAGTTTACGCTTTACCCGGACTTTTTCACGGGCGGCATTATCGACGTGTCGGACTACAACGACGGTCAACGCGGGGGCAAGGTCAAGGTCCGCGCGAAGATTGAAAAGGTCGATAACAAGACGCTCGCCATCCGCGAAATCCCGTACGGCACCACGACCGTGAGCTTGATTGAAAGCATTGTCAAGGCAAACGACAAGGGCAAAATCAAGATCAAACACGTGGACGACAACACGAGCCAGGGCGTTGAAATTCTCGTGCACTTGCAGCCGGGGACGGACCCGCAGGTCGCCATCGATGCGCTTTACGCCTTCACGGACTGCGAAAAGTCGCTCTCTCCGTGCACTTGCGTCATTATCGACAAGCACCCGAAATTTGTCGGTGTTTCTGACATTTTGAAGCTCAACACGGAACACACCGTGAAGCTTTTGGAATGGGAACTCGCCAACGAGCTCAAGCACCTCGAAGACAA
Coding sequences within it:
- a CDS encoding MMPL family transporter — encoded protein: MTTKKTFVERFSNWYIPLICRHQYKALTFYLLLAVLLSVLILYKPGLKLDADLSHLLPEDTPSVKALQESFTRFGSTDRFTIAIQSEDMNLVLALQDSIAAYIHNNWQGDFVSTQVDNNNQFFKDNALLYLPVKHLENIRDNLDDLQLELGRKNGPLVVDLLSDPSGDSLQENAPKKERVWFDANLPQELGLPEEAVGAFDAFFKKDKKDSVKVAGNATEWNPKSTIPDSLKSRLIGSPQPDSTGKILFNGIVNAKLIKPSTDYEFVTHILARTDTLLQHFRSKTYSSPMRFAVDGTYEGLKEVDEVANDSVFSFGISLVLIIFLTMFFFRSVKGPILVTLSVLYACIPTLAFTALFYGKLNPFTVFVASIILGIGIDYSIHILGTSQKLMHQFASLEEVLEAAQRRMLKPFILASFTTVAAFLTLLAAHFRGFYEFGVVASMGVIFSMLTSVLVLPVFIKCMGGIPAAPQNSLLPNSWDDAKITKFFKVLACIGFVLGAVSLYYAQDVDFEHNLKNLRRVQSAKVVKPRGISTKVTRATNKAVTSTPAAVMGSTPEQLDKLYDTLMVRLHVEHDSTLGSFLTLKSFVPPADSQEKRLEVIEEIRDLVEARVFDRSEGEDSVNVATLRKLAQVEKTFTAEDVPAWTIDLLREKDGSYGKIGFIYGDFPSWDAKALHRFQERYAHWNFDGEELRTFSSQFILSDVIESVKQDSFRLALVIILVIFGTLVISFRKPKYFLAGCISFGMGTLLTLGLLGCLTHFFEFGKISIYNVIVIPMALGIGIDSTIHFVTSWTSKSNKDMTLRQLFDTTGRNVMASSTTTIAGFVGFLFTTHRGLKGIGDLACISIAMFLITSVIFSMYLCGSWLKKK
- a CDS encoding LTA synthase family protein, translated to MLVLFYTLPDPLGLSLTELFEGKIFWQVLMAFGTILFVSAIFAFLKAPRALAIFFGFYFVLATADYEVFRFSHQRLSFSFLRTYFHFSNITDATTIGTLGGDLKGTILYISLALAGVVASIVFCVVYTMRKRAARGVLTGLFLSPEKHARKVPVVFISVGAAFLLLPLIFFACGVRGDLYLPITHTHINLRMTLGKYTLTAPVLHIAVQETFEFFYDNEKITDEIRKDMESFLPENMVANRSNVEDFPVYRSAAKHEYRAKQPYNIVFIMGESFKGRIFNRMLEGDTTLAPNLWNLATGKMFTNGGGGLWFKNGYSGGYPTVRGTMATYLGFPSHPNRDLPSFYSSNHFTGIPEYLKNYHKFYITVSNPIFDHTLPFVERFYKNNWSFPQNVTDGTIIDSVGVDMVISHLPKLPTDSSWFIAFNTITSHIPFFEYPDDFAPKPDDAMARYYNAIRYTDKQLGRFFEKLSSRPDFERTVIVVLGDHDTPVDSVDYAVPQPLGVSVSRIFMGIFSPDSNLFNGLTVREDVASQLDMGPTVMDLAQVREPNHFWGYDLLTEERPAEQPSLFFSQNAYFLGFRDHVLTGGLDNEEVYSDIDGSFKEVKDAVSLTWKKRAVSTSKVLRSLLRNDNMEPR